In the genome of Cryptosporangium aurantiacum, the window ACTCCTGCCGCACCTCTCCGTTGCTGCGGTAGAGGATCACGTGCTTCGGGTCGGTATAAATGCCCACCAGCCCCGTGATCTCACAATCGATGCCAGTCTCTTCGCGCGTCTCGCGCACACCGCACGCCGGCAGCGACTCGCTCAGATCCATCGCGCCGCCCGGCAGGGCCCAGTTGCCGTTGTCGGTCCGACGAATCAGCAGAACCTCGCCGACGCTGTTGGCCACGACGACGTTCGCCGAGGGCACGAGCGTGGTCGCGGCGGGCGCGTCCGGGTCGTCGTAGTAGTCAATCCGAGCGCCCACGTGGGCCGCCTCTCCGCTCCCGTTCGGTGTTGTTCGGCCCGGATCGAACGGCGTGAAGCTTCCCAGAAACGCCGCAACGGCGCTGCCCGTCGGGCGACGCCGGAGCCGCGAGGCGCCCACGTGGCAGGACGTGCTCGT includes:
- a CDS encoding NUDIX domain-containing protein is translated as MGARIDYYDDPDAPAATTLVPSANVVVANSVGEVLLIRRTDNGNWALPGGAMDLSESLPACGVRETREETGIDCEITGLVGIYTDPKHVILYRSNGEVRQEFSVVYTASYLGGEATVSTESRDVRWIAPGALGSLPMDRSMRLRLDHYLQRRPTPYLG